One genomic window of Quercus robur chromosome 6, dhQueRobu3.1, whole genome shotgun sequence includes the following:
- the LOC126689796 gene encoding disease resistance protein RPV1-like has product MALQINEGGSCSTTRFIYDVFLSFRGEDTRYNFTSHLYKALCDKGFNTFIDDDNLQKGEEISIELLKAIELSMISIVVFSENFASSTWCLNELVKILECKNFGQIVLPVFYKVNPSEVRKQEGKFGIALTKHEEKHNKDKVQSWRAALTKATDLVGFSYKDGCFESETQIIKRIIKEISSTKSNRTQLFVAKYPVGIDSRVEEIELLLDTKSNGVRMLGIHGLGGVGKTTIAKAAYNRIFNQFDRSCFLENVREKSWTTNGIIQLQETLLSMILQDTYLKVDNVPKGIELIMDRLCHTRLLLILDDVDESIHIENLLGRCDWFSSGSRIIITTRYKQVLTTLGKDHLAYEVKKLNQCEAHELFSWHTFQMNKLGEDYSKVAKQIIHYANGLPLALTIIGSDLCGKSIDKWENALEKYKNIPHKKIQEKLKISYDGLDKTEKDIFLHIACFFKGFEKDYVTNILETCNLYPRDGICKLIDKCLITVNQWGILSMHDLLQQMGREIVQQESEQPENRSRIWCYEDAYEVLTRNLGSDKLQAMILHSPKPITIKLQSEPFERMKNLKFLLVKNVHICEEFQYLPNGLRLLEWPGFPFSWPSKYCPQKLVALNMGRSNRIRMETIFKQLWKWDLAFCDSLQNLPNNLRLKSLKEFNLSGCFKLEKFPNVHPEMKRLKNLDLSLSGIRGLPSSIGYLTALESLDIQNCKQLQQILRLPQFIKRVEASNCPSLDAQSSSRLLNQIGEIICEGERSYIFVDPPSLLSRYLFLDDTDKRTLKIRGDFFCLDDTDNRSFRVPGTEIPRWLNSKHQNVGNSISFCVGRKFPNVFAVYFAFGQVLELSSSPGFGFWVYLSINGFEKVWINSISLRRYASDTVWIFSRSHLKLQKLLNESNPSDYNHVEVTYEWDNNNGSFELRRWGVNVECICCPQKYSISSSMALTLADNDSDSDLNLPLKKRRKY; this is encoded by the exons ATGGCTCTGCAAATCAACGAAGGAGGCTCTTGTTCTACGACCCGATTCATTTATGACGTTTTCTTGAGCTTTAGAGGTGAAGATACTCGCTATAATTTTACCAGTCATTTATATAAGGCTTTATGTGACAAAGGTTTTAACACCTTTATTGATGATGATAATCTtcaaaaaggagaagaaatttCAATAGAGCTTCTGAAAGCGATAGAATTGTCAATGATTTCGATTGTCgtattttctgaaaattttgcatCTTCAACTTGGTGTTTGAATGAGCTTGTCAAAATTCTTGAATGCAAAAATTTTGGCCAAATAGTTCTGCCTGTTTTTTACAAAGTAAATCCATCGGAAGTACGTAAACAAGAGGGAAAGTTTGGGATTGCACTAACTAAACATGAAgaaaaacataacaaagataagGTTCAGAGTTGGAGGGCAGCTTTAACCAAAGCAACTGATTTGGTTGGATTCTCTTACAAGGATGG TTGCTTTGAATCTGAAACTCAAATTatcaaaagaattataaaagaGATATCAAGTACCAAATCAAATCGGACACAACTATTTGTTGCTAAATATCCAGTTGGAATAGATTCTCGTGTGGAGGAGATAGAATTGCTTTTGGACACAAAGTCAAATGGTGTTCGCATGCTAGGGATTCATGGTCTTGGGGGAGTAGGTAAAACTACAATTGCAAAAGCTGCTTATAATAGAATATTTAATCAATTTGATAGGAGCTGCTTTCTAGAGAATGTTAGAGAAAAGTCATGGACAACCAATGGCATAATCCAACTACAAGAGACACTTCTTTCTATGATATTACAAGACACATATTTAAAGGTGGACAATGTTCCCAAAGGAATTGAACTGATAATGGATAGGCTTTGTCATACAAGGCTTCTTTtaattcttgatgatgtggatgAATCGATCCATATAGAAAATTTGCTTGGAAGATGTGACTGGTTTAGTTCGGGAAGTAGAATTATTATAACAACAAGATACAAACAAGTGCTAACCACTCTTGGAAAAGATCATCTAGCTTATGAGGTTAAGAAATTGAATCAATGTGAAGCTCATGAACTCTTCAGCTGGCATACCTTCCAAATGAATAAACTAGGGGAAGACTATTCAAAAGTTGCAAAGCAAATTATACATTATGCCAATGGTCTTCCATTAGCACTAACAATAATAGGTTCTGATTTGTGTGGAAAAAGTATAGATAAATGGGAAAATGCATTAGAAAAGTACAAAAACATTcctcacaaaaaaattcaagaaaagctCAAAATAAGTTATGATGGATTGGACAAAACTGAAAAGGATATTTTTCTCCATATTGCTTGTTTTTTCAAGGGATTTGAGAAGGATTACGTTACAAATATACTAGAAACTTGCAATTTATATCCACGTGATGGTATTTGCAAGCTTATCGATAAGTGTCTCATAACTGTTAATCAATGGGGCATATTGTCAATGCATGACTTGTTACAACAAATGGGCAGGGAAATCGTTCAACAAGAATCTGAACAACCTGAAAATCGTAGTAGGATATGGTGTTATGAGGATGCTTATGAAGTGCTAACTAGAAATTTG GGGTCTGATAAACTTCAAGCAATGATATTGCACTCACCAAAACCAATAACTATAAAATTGCAGAGTGAACCTTTTGAAAGGatgaaaaatcttaaatttcttttagttAAAAACGTACACATCTGTGAAGAATTTCAATATCTCCCTAATGGGTTACGGTTACTTGAATGGCCTGGATTTCCTTTTTCCTGGCCATCTAAATATTGTCCTCAAAAGCTTGTTGCACTCAATATGGGAAGGAGTAATCGCATTAGAATGGAGACAATATTCAAGCAG CTATGGAAATGGGACCTCGCATTCTGTGATAGTCTTCAAAATCTTCCAAACAACCTCAGGTTGAAATCGCTCAAAGAGTTTAATCTTTCTGGATGCTTTAAGCTTGAGAAATTCCCCAAtgttcatccagaaatgaaacGTTTAAAGAATTTAGATTTATCTCTAAGTGGCATCAGAGGGTTGCCTTCATCAATCGGGTATCTTACTGCGTTAGAAAGCCTTGATATACAAAATTGCAAGCAGCTACAACAAATTTTGAGGCTTCCACAATTTATAAAACGTGTAGAAGCAAGTAACTGTCCGTCATTAGATGCACAATCCTCAAGCAGATTATTGAATcag ATTGGAGAAATTATATGTGAAGGAGAAAGAAGCTACATATTTGTGGATCCACCGTCATTATTAAGTAGATATTTGTTCCTTGATGATACGGATAAGCGTACTTTGAAAATTAGGGGAGATTTCTTCTGTTTGGATGATACGGATAATCGTAGTTTTAGAGTACCAGGTACAGAGATTCCAAGGTGGTTGAATTCCAAGCATCAAAATGTTGGAAATTCCATATCATTCTGTGTTGGTCGCAAATTTCCAAATGTTTTTGCCGTCTATTTTGCTTTTGGACAGGTGCTGGAATTATCCTCGAGTCCAGGTTTTGGTTTCTGGGTTTACCTCTCCATTAAtggttttgaaaaagtttggatTAATAGCATTTCGCTTCGTCGTTATGCTTCTGATACAGTGTGGATATTTTCTAGATCACATCTCAAATTGCAGAAGCTATTAAATGAATCAAATCCATCTGATTACAATCACGTTGAGGTTACATATGAATGGGACAACAACAATGGTTCTTTTGAGCTTAGAAGGTGGGGGGTCAATGTAGAATGTATCTGTTGTCCTCAAAAATATAGTATTTCGTCTTCAATGGCCCTTACCCTTGCTGACAATGATTCTGACTCTGATCTCAATCTACCATTAAAGAAGAGGAGAAAATATTGA
- the LOC126732499 gene encoding phenylcoumaran benzylic ether reductase Betv6-like gives MAHKSKILIIGGTGYIGKYIVEESAKAGHPTFALVRENTASNPEKSKLIESFKSSGVTLLYGDIYHHESLVKAIKQVDVVICALGSPEQIADQVKIIAAIKEAGNIKRFFPSEFGTDHDRVHAVEPAAHFFGVKASVRRSIEAEGIPYTYLVSNGFAGYFLPNFGNILTSATAPPKDKVEIIGDGNPKAIFVKEGDIATYTIKAVDDPRTLNKIVYLRPPENILSLNEIVSLWEKKIGKTLEKTYLLEDQLLKKIQESSSPLNLSLSIVHSAFVKGDLTNFEIKASFGVEASELYPEVKYTTVDEYLDQFV, from the exons ATGGCTCacaaaagcaagattttgataATTGGAGGGACTGGATACATTGGAAAATACATAGTAGAGGAAAGTGCGAAAGCTGGGCACCCCACATTTGCATTGGTCAGAGAGAACACAGCTTCTAATCCTGAAAAGTCTAAGCTCATTGAGAGCTTCAAGAGCTCTGGAGTGACACTTCTCTAT GGAGACATATATCATCATGAAAGCTTGGTGAAGGCAATCAAGCAAGTTGATGTAGTGATCTGTGCACTTGGATCACCAGAACAGATAGCTGATCAAGTGAAGATTATTGCTGCCATCAAAGAAGCTGGAAATATCAAG AGGTTCTTCCCATCTGAGTTTGGAACTGATCACGATCGTGTCCATGCGGTCGAGCCAGCTGCACATTTTTTTGGGGTCAAGGCCAGTGTGCGGAGATCAATCGAGGCTGAAGGAATTCCATATACCTACCTTGTGTCCAATGGCTTTGCTGGCTACTTTTTACCCAACTTTGGAAATATACTTACAAGTGCCACAGCTCCTCCTAAGGACAAAGTAGAAATAATTGGAGATGGAAACCCCAAAG CAATTTTTGTCAAGGAAGGAGATATTGCAACTTATACCATAAAAGCAGTGGATGACCCAAGAACCTTAAACAAGATTGTCTATCTTAGACCccctgaaaatattttgtccCTCAATGAGATTGTCTCCCTATGGGAAAAGAAGATTGGCAAGACCCTTGAGAAGACTTATCTTTTAGAggatcaacttctgaagaaaaTCCAAG aGTCTTCTAGTCCTTTAAACCTCAGCCTATCCATTGTTCACTCTGCCTTTGTAAAGGGAGATCTTACAAACTTTGAGATTAAGGCTTCTTTTGGCGTGGAGGCTTCAGAACTTTATCCAGAGGTGAAATACACCACTGTGGATGAATACTTGGATCAATTTGTCTAA